A single window of Verrucomicrobiota bacterium DNA harbors:
- the cimA gene encoding citramalate synthase: MKEPVTLYDTTLRDGTQGEDINLSLTDKIRIAEKLDAFGIHYIEGGWPGSNPKDISFFEEARKKKWVNAKISAFGMTRRMKIAVEKDEQVQLLIDAGTPVVTIFGKTSLFHVREILKTTPEENIAMIADTIKYLKDNRKEAIFDAEHFFDGYKNDPAYALDCILAAEKAGADYCVLCDTNGGTLPAEIARITRDVISKVTVKIGIHTHNDSGLGVANALAAIEVGAVQVQGTMNGYGERTGNCNMTTVIPNLVLKMGMNVVGKNKLKSLRDLSLYIDEIANVRHDIRAPFIGQTAFAHKGGTHVNAVQKSSKAYEHIEPESVGNIQRILVGELSGRDNILMKARALGYDLDKNQPEVKKILEQVKELESRGFEFEAAEGSLDILIKKTLNKHQTFFELMEYHVSVFKSKDLDALDCEATVKLKIKDDIYHTVAEGDGPVNALDCALRKALEKYYPAIKKITLTDYKVRIIDGKKGTSAKTRVFIESSDGKLTWGTVGVSDSIIDASWLALVDSIEFYLLRKIS; encoded by the coding sequence ATTGCAGAGAAACTCGACGCTTTCGGCATTCATTATATCGAAGGTGGATGGCCGGGATCAAACCCCAAGGATATCTCATTTTTCGAGGAAGCTCGCAAAAAGAAGTGGGTGAATGCGAAAATTTCGGCTTTTGGGATGACGCGCCGGATGAAAATCGCGGTTGAAAAGGATGAGCAAGTGCAGCTTTTGATCGATGCGGGCACGCCTGTCGTCACGATTTTTGGGAAAACCTCCCTTTTCCACGTGCGTGAAATATTAAAAACCACGCCGGAAGAAAATATCGCGATGATTGCCGATACGATCAAGTATCTCAAAGACAACCGCAAAGAAGCGATTTTTGATGCTGAACATTTTTTTGACGGTTACAAAAATGATCCGGCTTATGCTTTGGACTGTATCCTGGCCGCCGAAAAGGCCGGGGCTGATTATTGTGTGCTCTGTGATACCAATGGGGGGACATTACCCGCGGAGATAGCCCGGATCACCCGTGATGTCATTTCGAAAGTAACGGTCAAAATCGGTATCCACACCCATAACGACAGCGGGTTAGGAGTGGCGAATGCCCTTGCTGCGATCGAAGTCGGGGCCGTTCAAGTCCAGGGGACGATGAATGGTTACGGTGAAAGAACGGGCAACTGTAATATGACCACGGTCATCCCAAATCTCGTCCTGAAAATGGGAATGAATGTCGTCGGCAAAAATAAACTCAAGTCGCTGCGTGATTTGTCCCTGTATATCGACGAGATCGCCAATGTCCGCCATGACATCAGGGCCCCGTTTATCGGTCAGACCGCCTTTGCCCATAAAGGAGGGACCCACGTTAATGCCGTTCAAAAAAGCTCAAAGGCCTATGAGCATATCGAGCCGGAATCCGTCGGGAACATACAGCGGATTCTGGTCGGGGAACTCAGTGGGCGTGATAATATCCTCATGAAAGCCCGGGCTTTGGGGTACGATTTGGATAAGAACCAACCGGAAGTCAAAAAGATCCTTGAGCAAGTTAAGGAGCTGGAATCTCGCGGCTTTGAGTTCGAGGCTGCTGAAGGTTCCCTCGATATCTTGATCAAAAAAACGCTGAATAAACACCAGACCTTTTTTGAGCTCATGGAGTATCATGTCAGTGTTTTTAAAAGTAAGGATCTTGACGCTTTGGATTGTGAAGCGACGGTGAAACTTAAAATCAAGGATGATATCTACCATACCGTGGCCGAGGGTGATGGTCCGGTCAATGCGCTGGATTGTGCTTTGCGTAAAGCCTTAGAAAAATATTATCCGGCGATCAAAAAGATTACGCTCACGGATTATAAAGTGCGTATTATCGACGGGAAAAAGGGAACCAGTGCCAAAACCCGTGTCTTTATCGAGTCTTCCGACGGGAAATTAACTTGGGGCACTGTCGGGGTATCGGATAGTATCATCGATGCCAGCTGGCTGGCATTAGTTGATTCCATCGAGTTTTATTTACTCAGAAAGATATCTTAG